The Polaromonas sp. SP1 DNA window CCCGCCGCTGCGCGAGACCATGCTGGCCCGCGGCGACGTGGACGCCATCACCGGTTTTACCTTCACCTCGCTGCTCAACCTGGAAGCGCGCGGTGTGAAAGCCGAAGACGTGGTGGTGCTGCCCTACGCCGAGTTCGGCGTGAAGCACTACGGCAACGTGGTGATTGCCTCGCCCAAACTCATCAAGGAAAACCCGGCCGCCATCAAGGCGTTTTTGCAGGCTTTCTCCAAAGGCGTGAAAGACGTGGTGGCTGACCCGGCCGCGGCGATTGAGTTTGTCAAGGCACGCGACGGCATCATCAACGTGCCGCTGGAAGTGCGCCGCCTGCGCCTGGCCATCGACACGGTCGTCAACAGCCCCGACGCGCGCGCTGAAGGCTTCGGCCAGGTCAAGGGTCCACGCCTGACGCTGATGGCTTCGCAGGTGTCGGACGCCTTCGGCACCAAGACCCGCGTCAACCCCGACGCAGTGTGGAACGGCAGCTTCCTGCCGACGGCGGCTGAGCTCAACGTGCTGCCGAAGAAATGACATTTGCTACATTTTTGATAGCTATATCCCCATACACCATATGGGCTAAAGCCCGATTTGATACTAAATGACGCCGCAGACAGCTGACAGCCCCTTGAGCGCCGCCGGGCCGCCCCAAGGCGCGAGGGCCCCCTCGGGGGGCAGCAACCCACACGCAGTGGGGGAGCGTGGGGGCCATTTCGTTGATTTCCGCGATGTCTGGCTCGCCTACAACGACGAGCTGCTCGCGCGCAAACAATTCTCGGTCGAGGCGATCGACCTGCAGGTGCGCCAGGGCGAGTTCATCGCCATCGTCGGGCCCTCGGGCTGCGGCAAGTCCACCTTCATGAAGCTGGCGACCGGGCTGAAGATGCCTTCGGCCGGAAGCATCCTGATCGACGGCCGGCCGGTGACCGGCCCGCTGAAGATCTCGGGCATGGCCTTCCAGGCGCCTTCACTGCTGCCGTGGCGCACCACGGTCGGCAATGTGCTGCTGCCGCTGGAGATCGTCGAGCCCTACCGCAGCCAGTTCAAGGCCAGGCGCAAGGAGTTTGAAGAACGCGCGCGCCGGCTGCTGCAAAAGGTCGGCCTGGCGGGGTATGAAGACAAATTCCCGTGGCAGCTGTCGGGCGGCATGCAGCAGCGCGCCAGCATTTGCCGCGCGCTCATCCATGAGCCCAAGATGCTGCTGCTGGACGAACCCTTCGGCGCACTCGACGCCTTCACGCGCGAAGAGCTCTGGTGCATCCTGCGCGACCTCTGGACCGAGCAGCGTTTTAACGTGATTCTGGTGACGCACGATTTGCGTGAGTCAGTCTTCCTGGCCGACACGGTGTATGTGATGAGCAAAAGCCCGGGCCGCTTTGTGGTGCGGCGCGAGATCGAGCTGCCCCGCCCGCGCGACCTGGAAGTGACCTACACCCGCGAGTTCAGCGACATCGTGCATGAGCTGCGCGGCCACATCGGCGCGGTGCGCGGTGGAGCCCAGCCATGAACATGAGCAACAAACAGCTCGAACGCTGGGCGCCGTGGGTCTTGCTGGCCGCCGTGGTGGCGCTGTGGCAGGCGGTGTGCGCCGGCTTCTCGGTGCCGGAGTTCATCTTCCCCGCGCCGCTGGCCATTGCCCAGGCCATGCACGAATTCGCCGGCCCGATTGCCGAGGCCGCGTGGAAAACCTTCTGGGTCACGATGGTGGGTTTTGGCATTTCCATCGTCGTCGGCGTGATGCTGGGCTTTCTGGTCGGCTCGTCGCGGCTGGCCTATGCGGCCGTCTATCCGTTGCTGGTGGCCTTCAACGCCGTGCCCAAGGCGGCGATCGTTCCCA harbors:
- a CDS encoding ABC transporter substrate-binding protein gives rise to the protein MTRNTPSLLAAQLLKATGLLAATAAFTIAHAQNTPIKFQLDWRFEGPSALFLTPVAKGYFKANKLDVTVDAGNGSGGAVTRVASGTYDMGFADMASVMEFHANNPDAPNKPVGVMMVYNNTPASVMALKKSGIKTPADLNGKKMGAPVFDAGRRAFPIFAKANNITGFQWTAMDPPLRETMLARGDVDAITGFTFTSLLNLEARGVKAEDVVVLPYAEFGVKHYGNVVIASPKLIKENPAAIKAFLQAFSKGVKDVVADPAAAIEFVKARDGIINVPLEVRRLRLAIDTVVNSPDARAEGFGQVKGPRLTLMASQVSDAFGTKTRVNPDAVWNGSFLPTAAELNVLPKK
- a CDS encoding ABC transporter ATP-binding protein; its protein translation is MTPQTADSPLSAAGPPQGARAPSGGSNPHAVGERGGHFVDFRDVWLAYNDELLARKQFSVEAIDLQVRQGEFIAIVGPSGCGKSTFMKLATGLKMPSAGSILIDGRPVTGPLKISGMAFQAPSLLPWRTTVGNVLLPLEIVEPYRSQFKARRKEFEERARRLLQKVGLAGYEDKFPWQLSGGMQQRASICRALIHEPKMLLLDEPFGALDAFTREELWCILRDLWTEQRFNVILVTHDLRESVFLADTVYVMSKSPGRFVVRREIELPRPRDLEVTYTREFSDIVHELRGHIGAVRGGAQP